Proteins encoded by one window of Canis lupus dingo isolate Sandy chromosome 10, ASM325472v2, whole genome shotgun sequence:
- the LOC112675429 gene encoding 40S ribosomal protein S25-like: MHFSVGDIKKKDPGKSPKKDKDPVNKSGGKAKKKWSKGKVRDKLNDLVLFDKVTYDKLRKEVPNSKLISPAAASERLKIRGSLARAALEELLGKGFIELASRHRAQIIYPRNTKGGAAPAADEDDAYTGPTSCMLWKTKRY, from the exons ATGCATTTCTCTGTTGG GGACATCAAGAAAAAAGATCCTGGAAAGTCGcccaaaaaagacaaagaccCAGTGAACAAATCTGGGGGCAAGGCCAAAAAGAAATGGTCCAAAGGCAAAGTTCGGGACAAGCTCAATGACCTGGTCTTGTTTGACAAAGTGACATATGACAAACTCCGTAAGGAAGTTCCCAACTCTAAGCTTATAAGCCCAGCTGCTGCCTCTGAGAGACTAAAGATTCGGGGTTCCCTGGCCAGGGCAGCCCTTGAGGAGCTCCTTGGTAAAGGATTTATTGAACTGGCTTCAAGGCACAGAGCTCAAATCATTTACCCCAGAAACACCAAGGGGGGAGCTGCCCCAGCTGCTGATGAAGATGATGCATACACAGGTCCTACCAGCTGTATGCTTTGGAAAACGAAACGTtattaa